Proteins from one Panicum virgatum strain AP13 chromosome 7K, P.virgatum_v5, whole genome shotgun sequence genomic window:
- the LOC120642217 gene encoding FT-interacting protein 7-like: MKLAVEISDAADLSPKDGAASCNPYVEVDFDGQRQRTATKPADRNPYWNQTLVFDVRDPARFPSLAIDVSVLHDRRLLQDAASSLRPHTFLGRVRINAASVAQSPQEALLQRYPLEKRGLFSRVSGDIALRIYLLTQNGDGDANNSNNAAAASMDGQQQQQEPVAFAPPDGNGKSGGGSHDHQDEPRIFRSVPAAAESAAPAATTAGDQRRRATLHAVAAPPPPPGQTVVMPRPPAAAAAPPPPGAAYGLVETKPPLPAKMGPRAAAAAAAKIASTYDMVEPMTYLYVSVVKARDLPTMDVTGALDPFVEVKLGNFKGVTKHLEKNPNPVWRQIFAFSSEHLQSNQLEVVVKDKDMIKDDFVGRVLFDMTDVPARVPPDSPLAPQWYRLADRSGEKLRHGEIMLAVWKGTQADEAFPEAWHSDAHSLPLEGLASTRSKVYYSPKLAYLKVVAIAAQDVVPAEKGRALAPTIAKIQLGGQVRRTRPGQPGGSANPVWNEEFMFVAAEPFDEPLVVTVEERVAAGRDEPVGRVIVPVAAPYVPRNDLAKAVDSKWFNLSRALTADEAAAGKKDSKHFSSKIHLRLSLETAYHVLDESTHYASDLQPSAKKLRKGAVGILELGVLSARNLSKANTYCVAKYGAKWVRTRTALNTLAPRWNEQYTWEVFDPCTVLTVAVFDNTYCLGGEAASKPDQRVGKVRVRLSTLEIDRVYTHLYPLMALSPSGLKKTGELHLAVRFTCTAWANMLGMYGRPLLPKMHYTHPISVLQLDYLRFQAMQMVAARLGRAEPPLRREVVEYMLDVDSHMFSLRRSKANFYRVTSLFSGAVAVARWMDGICKWKNPLTTVLVHVLFLILVCYPELILPTVFLYLFMIGAWNYRRRPRKPPHMDTVLSHAELAHPDELDEEFDTFPTSKPGDVVRMRYDRLRSVAGRVQTVVGDLATQGERAQSLLSWRDPRATAIFVMLSLLAAVVLYVTPFQVVAVVAGLYLLRHPRFRSKQPSVPFNFYKRLPAKTDMLL; encoded by the coding sequence ATGAAGCTCGCCGTCGAGATCTCCGACGCCGCCGACCTCTCCCCCAAggacggcgccgcctcctgcaaCCCCTACGTCGAGGTCGACTTCGACGGCCAGCGCCAGCGCACCGCCACCAAGCCCGCCGACCGCAACCCCTACTGGAACcagaccctcgtcttcgacgTGCGCGACCCCGCCAGGTTCCCCTCCCTCGCCATCGACGTCTCCGTGCTCCacgaccgccgcctcctccaggaCGCCGCTTCTTCCCTCCGACCGCACACCTTCCTCGGCCGCGTCCGCATAAACGCCGCCTCCGTCGCGCAATCCCCGCAGGAGGCGCTCCTCCAGAGGTACCCGCTCGAGAAGCGGGGGCTCTTCTCGCGCGTCTCAGGAGACATAGCGCTAAGGATCTACCTACTAACCCaaaatggagatggagatgccAACAATTCCAacaatgctgctgctgcttccatggacggccagcagcagcagcaggagcccgTCGCCTTCGCACCACCAGATGGGAATgggaagagcggcggcggcagccacgACCACCAGGACGAGCCGCGCATCTTCCGCTCcgtgcctgcagcagcagaatcagcagcaccagcagcaacaacagcaggcgaccaacgccgccgcgccacgctccacgccgtcgccgcgccgcccccgccgcccggccAGACGGTCGTCATGCCGcgcccccccgccgccgccgccgcgcccccgccgcccggcgccgcctaCGGCCTGGTCGAGACcaagccgccgctgcccgccaagatgggcccgcgcgccgccgccgccgccgccgccaagatcGCCTCCACCTACGACATGGTGGAGCCCATGACGTACCTGTACGTGAGCGTCGTCAAGGCGCGCGACCTGCCGACCATGGACGTGACCGGCGCGCTCGACCCCTTCGTGGAGGTGAAGCTCGGCAACTTCAAGGGCGTCACCAAGCACCTGGAGAAGAACCCCAACCCGGTGTGGCGCCAGATCTTCGCCTTCTCCAGCGAGCACCTGCAGTCCAACCAGCTGGAGGTGGTGGTCAAGGACAAGGACATGATCAAGGACGACTTCGTCGGCCGCGTGCTCTTCGACATGACCGACGTGCCCGCGCGCGTGCCGCCCGACAGCCCGCTGGCGCCCCAGTGGTACCGGCTGGCCGACCGCTCCGGCGAGAAGCTGCGGCACGGGGAGATCATGCTGGCCGTGTGGAAGGGCACGCAGGCGGACGAGGCGTTCCCGGAGGCGTGGCACTCGGACGCGCACTCGCTGCCCCTCGAGGGCCTGGCCAGCACGCGCTCCAAGGTGTACTACTCTCCCAAGCTGGCCTACCTCAAGGTGGTGGCCATCGCGGCGCAGGACGTGGTGCCCGCGGAGAAGGGGCGGGCGCTGGCGCCCACCATCGCCAAGATCCAGCTGGGCGGGCAGGTGCGGCGGACGCGGCCAGGCCAGCCGGGGGGGTCGGCGAACCCGGTGTGGAACGAGGAGTTCATGTTCGTGGCGGCGGAGCCCTTCGACGAGCCGCTGGTGGTGACGGTGGAGgagcgggtggcggcggggcgggacGAGCCGGTGGGGCGCGTGATcgtgccggtggcggcgccgtaCGTGCCGCGGAACGACCTGGCCAAGGCGGTGGACTCCAAGTGGTTCAACCTGTCGCGGGCGCTGACggcggacgaggcggcggcggggaagaaggACTCGAAGCACTTCTCGAGCAAGATCCACCTGCGGCTGAGCCTGGAGACGGCGTACCACGTGCTGGACGAGTCGACGCACTACGCGAGCGACCTGCAGCCGTCGGCCAAGAAGCTGCGCAAGGGCGCGGTGGGCATCCTGGAGCTGGGCGTGCTGAGCGCGCGCAACCTCAGCAAGGCCAACACCTACTGCGTGGCCAAGTACGGCGCCAAGTGGGTGCGCACGCGCACGGCGCTCAACACGCTGGCGCCGCGGTGGAACGAGCAGTACACCTGGGAGGTGTTCGACCCGTGCACGGTGCTCACGGTGGCGGTCTTCGACAACACCTACTGcctcggcggcgaggccgccaGCAAGCCGGACCAGCGGGTCGGCAAGGTCCGCGTCCGCCTCTCCACCCTCGAGATCGACCGCGTCTACACCCACTTGTACCCGCTCATGGCCCTCTCCCCGTCGGGGCTCAAGAAGACCGGCGAGCTCCACCTGGCGGTGCGCTTCACCTGCACGGCGTGGGCCAACATGCTGGGCATGTACGGGCGGCCGCTGCTGCCCAAGATGCACTACACCCACCCCATCTCCGTGCTGCAGCTGGACTACCTGCGCTTCCAGGCCATGcagatggtggcggcgcggctggggcgcgccgagccgccgctgcgGCGCGAGGTGGTGGAGTACATGCTGGACGTGGACTCGCACATGTTCAGCCTGCGGCGCAGCAAGGCCAACTTCTACCGCGTCACCTCCCTCTTCTCCggcgccgtggccgtggcccgcTGGATGGACGGCATCTGCAAGTGGAAGAACCCGCTGACGACGGTGCTGGTGCACGTGCTCTTCCTCATCCTGGTGTGCTACCCGGAGCTCATCCTGCCCACCGTCTTCCTCTACCTCTTCATGATCGGCGCCTGGaactaccgccgccgcccgcgcaagcCGCCGCACATGGACACGGTGCTCTCGCACGCCGAGCTCGCGCACCCGGACGAGCTGGAcgaggagttcgacaccttcccCACCAGCAAGCCGGGGGATGTGGTGCGGATGCGCTACGACCGGCTGCGCAGCGTGGCGGGCCGCGTGCAGACGGTGGTGGGGGACCTGGCCACGCAGGGCGAGCGGGCGCAGTCGCTGCTCAGCTGGCGGGACCCGCGGGCCACGGCCATCTTCGTCATGCTCTCGCTGCTCGCCGCGGTGGTGCTCTACGTCACGCCCTTCCAGGTGGTGGCCGTCGTCGCGGGGCTCTACCTGCTGCGCCACCCGCGGTTCCGGAGCAAGCAGCCGTCGGTGCCCTTCAACTTCTACAAGAGGCTGCCGGCAAAGACAGACATGCTGCTCTAG